In the genome of Acaryochloris sp. CCMEE 5410, the window GTTCTCGAACAAGCTGATAGCGGACACGATAAGTATCTCCCGTATAGGCATCTGTTGTCTGTTGTCCACCTTCGAAGACCTTCGCCGTCTCGGTCACCGTTGCCTCGACCGTAGCTTCAGTAGGGCTTTGCTGCGTAATCGCATTAATTTTCAGATCATCAAAGGTATATTCCAAGTGGATCTGATTCAGTTGATCCGACTGAGCACCAGCCTTCCATTCAGACAAGCTGGGCTCCGCCAAAATTTTATCCAGAGACGCAATTTGATGATCTTTGCCCATTGCCTCAGCTTTTGCCGATTGCCAAGACTGAATAATTTGCCGAGCACTCGTTGTCGTGATTTCTTCGCTAGTAGCTGTCGCAGGAGCAGGTGTGGGGCTAGCCACTGGCGGACTAGCAGTCGGGCTAACACTGGGGCTTGCAGGAGAAGGAATGGGGTCAGGGCTGGCTGGTTCCGGAGATGGATTCTCAGCACCTGGAACTGGATCTTCTGGGCGAGAGCACTGACTGATAAGACCAAATAAGGCGAATAAAACCAGTGCAACAGCTCCCGCTGCAAAGAACCATCGACGGTATTGCAGTTGCGATCGCGAACGTCGAGTTTTGGAGACACCTTGATTTCCTCGGCCAGCATCATCCGTCTGCAGAGACTCAGCCTTAGGTGCAGGGGCAGTAGTGGCTGGCATGGAAGATCGTTTTCGAGGACTATCTAGTCCCTTCACCGGAGTTAAAGGCGTAACCTTTTGCGTCGATACTGGCGGTTTTCCTGGAGGTCTTTGTCGTTTTGCCCCTTGGCGATGAGCAGTCTGTTTCGGCAGACGCCCTTCTCGGGCAGAGCTTAGGGTTTCACTTCCCTGTTTGGCCAACAGAGGTAAGTCTGTAGATGTTGTTGAAGCTGGCATCCGAGGCGAGACAGGCTCCGGTGCTAATCCATTGAGATACGCCTGAATATGTTCATCATTGAAATAGTTCTGCAAAGACACTTGGGTATCATTAAGATCCCTGAAATAGGGATACACTTCCTGCTGTAACCAGCGTTCTGTATATAGGAACAAGCCTGGGACTAAATCTTCAGCCCCTTCAGAATACTGATGAATAAACTCTAATGACTCTTGGTCCCGACTCAAGGGAAGTGTCTGAATCGCAGCCCCCGGCTGGCCTAACAACAAATAGCACATTGACTTTTCGACTTGAATATCCTGCCGATCAGCCAACTCCGTCAACGCCGATTTTGCCTGTTGAATAAACTCTGGTTTCCCCTGGGAACAGCCTTTAGCAACCAATGCATACACCAATAAGTAACTCGCCACCGCAGACGGGCGTTCACTCTCTTTTATAAAGAGATCTTGCTGTTCTTGTACCGTTAAATGACACCGTAATTGCTGAATAAATCGCAGAAAATCGTCAACACTCAATCCCGATAAATCATCTTGCGGCCCGTCGATCCCCCCCCGTTCATCTAACATAATTTGGAGAAGAGAAAAACCTTGCTGACGTTTGGCTATATTCTCTTCAGGCTCAGCCAGTAATTCCAAAATACGATAGGGGCGAAGCTTATATAAATCCAACTCAATTTCTCGTTGTACCGCAGGAAACAATTGCTCTTGAGTTAGCAACTTCAAACCAGACTGCAAAACGTCTGAAGCCTGTTCAAACTGTTTTTGCTGCCAACATTCTCGTCCCGCTTCTAAATTCGCTAAAGCCATCGCTAAGATGACATCTTCATCAGACCCATTATTCGCAGACGGCAAACGATTGAGATCAATGGAACGCTTTAGATATTCGGCTCCTAATTGAGCGATTCGCTCATAATCACTTTGCTCCTGCAAAAGCAATAAAGCACCTACCAACTGAGATTCTTGCAGTTCCATGCTCCCTATATCCGGAGAGGCAGATTCCGCTAAAATAGACTGGTCATAGGCAGTGCGTGCGTTGGAATCAGATAGCACAGCATGGGCATCTTGTAATAGCTGTGTGCGAGCTGCAATTGCTGTTTTAGAGTACTCTTGACGGGGGAGCTGCTGACAACGATCGGCAAATGCTTGTTCAATCTGCTCTGGTGTCGCTTGAATTGGCACACCCAATATTTGATATAAATCTAAAGGAATACGCACAATTCAGTATCCTTGTGAGCCATTTACCGGAAGTGAACAACAGATGAGTGACGAAAATACAAGACAGCAAAGCACTTGAAAATATCATAACCTGCTGCTTGTAAACGTATACTCTATAGAGGTTCAGTAACGTACATTCATAGCAGCTTAACAAGAAGGTTGACAAATATCAGCTACTCCTTGTCAGTTATGATGTTGGATTATTGAAATCTAAACAATCCCTAATACCAGACCCTGACAGGTGGCTCAATTAATTAAGCCTTGGCAACATCATCCCAACTGAGGACACTATACATCAATGGTTCAAGAAAGAGTTCTACCCAAATTTCCCACCCCTACAATCAAGATTACTCATGATGAAGGGCTTATCCTATACGAGGATATGGTTTTGGGGCGGGCTTTTGAAGATAAATGTGCCGAGATGTATTACCGCGGCAAGATGTTCGGCTTTGTCCATCTGTATAACGGTCAAGAGGCTGTTTCTACAGGCATTGCCAAGGCCATGCGTCCAGACGATTTTATTTGCAGCACCTATCGAGATCACGTTCATGCCCTGAGTGCAGGCGTCCCAGCCCGGCAAGTTATGGCCGAACTATTTGGCAAAGAGACTGGTTGCAGCAAAGGCCGGGGAGGATCAATGCACCTATTCTCCTCAGAACATAACTTGATCGGTGGCTTTGCATTTGTCGCAGAAGGGATCCCTGTCGCTACTGGTGTTGCCTTTCAAAGCCGCTATCGTCGAGAAGCGATGGGCGATGAAGCTTCCGATCACGTCACAGCCTGCTTCTTTGGGGATGGTGCGAGTAATAATGGCCAGTTCTTCGAATGCTTAAATATGGCCTCTCTTTGGAAATTACCCATCTTGTTCGTGGTGGAAAATAACAAATGGGCGATTGGTATGGCCCACGAACGCGCTAGTTCCGAAACCGAGATTTACAAGAAAGCCAAAGTCTTTGGCATGGAAGGGGTGGAAGTCGATGGCATGGATGTATTAGCTGTTCGTGAAGTCGCCCAAGCGGCCATTGCTAGAGCCAGAGCCGGTGAGGGGCCAACCTTAATCGAAGCATTGACCTATCGCTTTAGAGGCCACTCCCTGGCTGATCCAGATGAACTCAGATCTGCAGCAGAAAAGGAAGAATGGTTAGCCCGAGACCCGATTACGAAATTTAAGTCTTACTTAGTTAACCAAAAACTTGCTAAAGAGCAAGAGTTACTTGACATCGACAAGAAAATTCAAACCTTGATTGAAGAAGCCGTTCAATTCGCAGAGGAAAGCCCTGATCCTAAACCCGAAGATCTGTATCGTTATATCTTTGTAGATGACTAGCCTAGCTAGGCTAAATCGATCGCAACGCCTATTTGAACAGCTTGTCCTTTTTAGATTCAACAAAGATCATCACCCAACCCCAATATGCATGGCAATCAGGTTGCAAGCAAGGAGTATTTAAATGCCTCCAAGAAACCCGATTCCTACGGTTGATATCATCATTGAGATGTGGGATAGACCTCATCGCCCTATTATTTTGATCGAGCGCCAAAACCCTCCCTATGGTTGGGCACTACCAGGCGGCTATGTCGATTATGGAGAATCAGTAGAAGCTGCAGCCATTAGAGAAGCTAAAGAAGAAACTTGTCTAAAGATTGATTTACTAGACCAGTTTCATGTCTATTCAGCTCCTAATCGGGATCCACGTCAACACACTTTAAGTGTGGTATTTCTTGCAAAAGCAATGGGGGAACCCGTTGCTGCTGATGATGCAAAAACATTAAGGATATTTGAGCTGTGGCAGATTCCAGACCAACTCTGCTTTGACCATAATCAAATTCTCATGGACTACCGAATGCATCGATTTCAACATTAATGTATTCATATTCTGGCCTAAACCAGCTATGAAACGTCACTACGCTCAGTTTTAAATTACTTTAAGTTTTAAATTACTGATTTTCGTTCGGGAATTGTATCTTGACTACATTATTTTCAGTGATGATGACCTGGGCACCTAATTTCTCGATCTCGGCTATAGATCGTTGTCGAGTCTCGTCGTCTACAGCGTTGCGAAAAATCATCATCCATGCACTTATGCGAACATTTTTACTGTCTGGATTTTGGCTTAGGAACTTGGCTGTTTGGGTTACAATCGCGCTAATTCTTTGGGCTTCAGGATCAGGATTGTTTTTAGCCCACTTAGCCGCTTGCAAATATGAATTCTTAGCTGCTTGATTATTGCCTAAAAATAGTAACTCATCCGAAGCTTTTGATATCCAGATCGTATATGCATTAGGTGAGCTTTCAGGGGAGAGTGATTGCAATCCCTGATTTATTAGCTTTACAGATTTATCTGGCCGCCCTGCAAAAATTGAAGTAGCGGGAGACATAAATTTATAGGGTTCTGTAAATTGCGGGTTGCGATCGACAAATATTTCAAAATAATCAGTGCTCAACGCATACCCAACTTGCTTTCGAGCTTTTTGATCGCCAAAATACTGCAAAAAACGCAAAAAAGCCCAATCTGCAATCACATTATCATATCCAAACTTTGGCATTCGCTTAAGAAATTGCAAGTTGGCTTTTTCTTTATTAGTTTCGCGTATATAAAAGGATTTTGGTTGAGCTTTATTTTCTTGAGCCTCAACTTCTTCTAATGCCGAGAACTGTAGCAATGAAACACCTACCGCACAAATGGCAGTAAGTGTTGGCGCAATTAATTTCTTTAACAAGGTTGAACTTAGCATTGTGAAGGATGCTGTTAAAAAAATACTAGCTACTATGAACGTTAACAACTCGGTGGAGTAGCAATAGTACCACCACCAGGGGCAGGCTGTTCTTCGAGCGTAACACTAGTTGTAGCTAGGCTACCTAAAACAACATTTGCATTCGTACACCCTGTGATTGCAGTCAAGGTTTCGTTAGTCGGAGTTGCTCTAAACTCAGCTAGCGTTGAATTAGTAGTGCCAAACGAGTATGAATAGTCATCAGTTGTTAAGGGAATGCCGATCCCTAGTAAATTCATATTATTTGAAAAAGTTGCACTCTCCAATCGGTAAACCTGTTGTGCTCGGTTAACTGCACCAATTTGACTTTTTGCTGCAGACTGTCGTGATTTATTAGCCTGACCTAGCATAGAAGGCAATGCAACACCAGCTAATATAGCAACAATCACAATCGTGACTAATAATTCTATCAGAGTAAAACCCTGAGAATTATTATGCTTCATTAATTTTGACAAGAGTCGAGAATGATAGTGAGACATTGGTTGTGAGCTTGCAATCTAGTAGCTAGTTTTCGATTAATAATTTCTGAGAGCAAAAAATATTTAAATACTTTTTATAAGGATAGTTTATCAAAGGAAAAGTTCAGATCCTTTTCCTTAAGAATGAACAATCAAATAGCAGGGATAAATATCCTTATACAGCCAAGAAAATGACAGGGAGAATCAAGTAAATAACTATTATTTCCCCTCTTATGTTTATAATTTAACTTATTTCTATAATCAATGAAATCAGTGTAATCACGGTCATAACAAGAAGGATAATCTTAGATAAATAGAACGTGCATTACAGAGAAAGGATACTGAAGATTCATTAAAAAGAATCCTTTACCCTTATATAAGGGAGATCTCAAGCATGGTTATTCTTTGATTTTCAAAAAATCTAATTCAACATATTTCTAAAGCAGATTTACAAAGTATTCTAAAAAAACCTAAATCTCTTACCTAAAAATAAATAAGGCATCTATACACTCGATTAAATTTAATCACTCACATAGATCTTTTTTAGAGAGAGTTTCAGCGACTTAATAAACTAGCTTTTATTAATTTAATTTTAATAAAGTTCCAGTCATTTAATCCAGAAGATATTCACAAGAAGCATCTAGAATAAATTCGATAGAACTACCCTTCATGAAAAATGTATTTAAAATTAATTCCCCAAACATATATCCAGAAGATTAAAATAGGGAATAAAACCTAAAAGGTAAAAGTCTAGAACTTTTAGTGGCAAGTTTACTTACTACAAAACTTGCTGCGATTTTTTACACTCTCAAAATGATACATCCTCTATTTAAAGCAACTCAGACTTAGAGCTAAAAATCTTACTCTAAGCCTGAGTCGGGTGGATTATTGCATTGATTCAACAATCACCAAATCAATTTATCGCTGAGCTAGGTCAGAATTAGCAGCCTGCGGCAGGAGCAGCGGCATTACCAGGGTTCTCAGCAATCTCAGAATCAGTAGTACCTGTAGCAGCGTCTACGGACACACAACCACGATAGGCAGATAGACCTGAGCCAGTATCAATAGGTACAGCTGTAGTTTCACCTGCAATAGCTGTTGATACAGCAATCGCAATGGTGTAATCTTCAGTGCTAGCGTCAGCAATTTGCAAGTCAGCATATGCAGGAGCAAATTGGGGAGCTTCCAATCGGTAAGCTTGCTGGGCACGGTTAACAGCACCCACTTGGCTTTGGGCAGCAGATTGTCTTGCTCTATTAGCTTGGTTGAGCATGGAAGGTAGAGCTACAGCAGCCAAAATACCGATGATGATTACAACAACCAAAAGTTCAATTAGAGTAAAACCTTTGTTGCCTTTCTTATTTGCGAAGTGCTGGATGAGTTTGGCTTGTAGATTAGTCTTCATAGTTGTAAAGTCTCTCTTTGGGTATTGGATTCAAGTCTTTTTCGCTCCCAAATATACATTACCCATTCCTAAAACTTTTCATATCAAGTTGGAGACCGTTTTAACAAAGTTCAGTGTATATACAGAGATATCTCATATGCATTTTCCTAAGAGAATGAAGTACTTCCCTAAAAACACGGAATTTCTGACTGATTAATTCCAATACGGTTTCCCTTCAACCCTCCACTCAAACTGGTAGCTACCAGAAAAGTCCTGAGTCTCGCTTGAGGGCACTGTTCATTTAAGAAGTGACTGCTAGGATGATTCTGCAGTATCAGTTTTAGAGCAATGCAATGCATCCATTGTCAAAGCGAAAATGTCGTTAAGAACGGAACTAAGACGCTGAAAACAGCTCAAGTGGTTCAGTACTTTCTGTGCAAAGACTGTGGTCGTCGCTTTAACGAGCGTAGTGGGACGCCGATGGCGAGATTGAGAACGCCAGTAGAGACGATATCAATGGCCATCAATGCCCGCACCGAAGGCCTAGGGATTAGAGCTGCGGGGAGAGTGCTCGGAAAATCACCCAACAGTATTATCCTTTGGAAGAAGCGTTTATCAGCGCAATTATCAAACTTCTCCCCTCCTTCTCCCCAAGCAGCAGAGGTCACAATTGAAGGCGATGAAGTGTACCCCCGCGTAGGTGAAAATCTTCCCCCCCTGGCTCAGTGAAGGTTGGACCATTCATTTCATCGACCGTGAGAGTCGCTATTGGTTCGAGGCTCGCGCGGGTCTTAAGGATGAATCATTATTGAGAAAAGTGTCAAAGCTGCTTGGGATTGGGCTAAACCCAGTTCATCGATTCGTTGGTTCACAGATGGAGAACGTCGATACTCCAAGGTATTGTGGAAGCTAGCGAGTACTTACTTGCCCAGGAGTACCACGACCCAGGCCTATCCTTTCGCAAAGTATGGCGAGCGGGTTTAGAGGTGGCAATGAAGATCAAAGGGTCTCAAGGAAACCTCGGGTAATGTGGGTTAATCGAGAGCATCCTTATACGGCCATTAGCCCCAAGAGCGATGTCCATGCCAATCATCTTGAAGCCCTCCACAGTTCTTTGAGACGACGGGCTAGCGGTTATCGTAGACGCCAGAACCACTATGCCAAACCGTTGAGGGATTACAAAGAGCGCTGAATGTGCAGCGATTGATTCACAATTGGTGTCGTGCTCACTACAGCCATGGATACCAGCGAACCCCAGCAATGGTGATGGGATTTATCCAAAGGCCCGTTAAGATTGGCGAAGTGTTGGCAGTCAGAGCTTTTGAATGCCTCACTTCTTAACTGAACAGTGCCCGCTTGAGAGTGAACCTGTGTCATGGGGATAAGACCCATAAATGCTGAGGTATAAACTTGAGTGGTGTATATACGAAATGGTTGGGGCGACTCAAGATACAACATTGAAATTTATCAAAATACCAAGATTACAGGGACTCAACATATGCTGGCTCGAGTATGGAGCTCATCTTTAATTGGCATTGAAGCAATCAAGGTAGGGGTAGAAGTAGACGTATCTGGCGGATTGCCTGGAATCGTAATTGTAGGCTTACCTGATACGGCAGTCCAAGAATCGAGAGAAAGAGTAAAAGCGGCATTACGGAATTCTGGCTTAGCATTTCCTATGCGCCGAATTGTGATTAACTTAACCCCTGCCGATTTACGTAAAGAAGGTCCCAGTTTTGATTTGCCAATTAGTATAGGCATCTTAGCTGCGTCTGATCAGATTAATCCCCAGCTCTTAGGGGATTTCTTGTTTCTAGGGGAGGTTTCACTCGATGGTGCCCTCAGACCGGTTACGGGTGTGTTACCCATCGCTGCTGCTGCGAAACAAATGGGATTTGTGGGTTTAGTTGTACCTTACAAGAACGCCCAAGAAGCAGCTGTTGTAAAGGGCCTAGCCGTCTATGGCTTTGAGTCTTTATCTGAAGTGAGTAATTTTTTAAACAATCCTGATGAAGTTCAGCCCTTTCGAGAAGAAGACAAAGCTAATGATAAGCAAAGACAGTATCATCTTGATTTGAGAGATGTAAAAGGGCAGGCTCATGCCCGACGAGCCCTGGAAATTGCAGCTGCGGGCGGGCATAACTTAATATTCGTTGGACCACCAGGCAGTGGTAAAACAATGCTGGCTCGGCGACTACCAGGTATTCTTCCTCCTCTAGAATTCAACGAGGCATTAGAGGTTACTAAAATTCATTCGGTGGCAGGTTTATTGAGAGATCAAGGTCAGTTATTGCGTCAAAGGCCATTCCGATCTCCCCATCATTCTGCATCTGGCCCCGCATTGGTGGGAGGAGGCAGTTTTCCCAAACCAGGAGAAATCTCTTTAGCCCATCGGGGCGTTCTGTTTTTAGATGAATTAACGGAATTCAAAAGAGATGTCTTGGAATTTTTACGTCAGCCATTGGAGGATGGTTTTGTCAGCATTTCCAGAGCGAGACAGTCGGTTACCTTCCCGGCTCAGTTCACATTGGTAGCCAGTACTAATCCTTGTCCGTGTGGATACTATGCTGATCCGATACAAGCTTGTACCTGCTCACCTCGACAGCGAGAAACCTATTGGGCTAAATTATCAGGTCCTTTAATGGATCGCATTGATTTACAAGTGGCTGTCAATCGTCTGAAACCCGAAGAAATTACTCAGCAAAGCAAGGGAGAAGAATCGGCTCCAATTCGAGAGCGAGTCAAAGCAGCCCATCAACTGGCTACGTATCGGTTTGAGGCTGAATCCAATTTACATAGTAATGCGCAGATGAATAGCCAACAGTTACGCCAATGGTGCCAGCTGAATGATGCAACACGGCAATTACTAGAAACTGCAATTAGTCGCCTAGGTCTATCAGCACGGGCAACCGATCGCATTCTTAAGGTTGCGCGAACGATTGCTGACTTAGCAAATTCATCTAGTCTAGAAACCCCTCATGTTGCAGAGGCGATTCAATATCGGACCATTGATCGGCTCCAATAGGCAAGGCAGAAAAGAGCGGGGATGCTAAGGAGCTAATAAGCAGCCTGTTGTGTTGTAAATGTCAGAGCTAGTCTGGAGTATCCATCTCTAACCAATCTGGTAAATCGTCTAGATTGAGTTTGTCATGGGTCGCCAGTGTTTCACGATCATGTATGGACGGCAATCGATTAGATGGAGACTGCTTAGCATCATTTTGAGGGCTACTTGACATTGAGGGAGAGGTTTTAGATGCAGCCCGGGCTGAAATAGACTGATTGGGAATGGATTGTTGCAACTCTACCTTGGATGTTGTAGGTATTACTGACTGAGGTGATTGTGGTAAATTGCGTTTTGGAATAAAAGGTTTGGATTGGTGAGTGGAATTGGCTTGTTTTAAATGATCAACGGCTTCTTTTCTAGCGGTCTCAACCGCTTTCTTTGCCAAAGTCCGATGGGGTAAGATGACGTTTTGAAATAAGAATTCAATGGTTTGTGACTTCAGCCAACCTCGAGAAACCAGAATTTCCCCAAACCGCATTCCCGTTAATTCTTGATCGGATAATACAACTTCGACTTGAGCTGGGGATAATAACCCAGCTTCAATTAAATACCCACCAATCCTTTTACTGTCTGGAGAATGAGTCGCCACAGCTCGACGGTGACTAGAGTGATATCGCTCAGATTCATCTGAGTTATGACTTACACGACTCTTATTCTTGGGTGACACAAAAGATGAAGGAGCAGGTTGCTCTATTTTTTGCAGCCAAACCAACATATCGAGAGGATAAATCTCTGTTTGATAACCAGAGGTTTGAATGGTTAAGGTGCCATGCTCACAGTGAACGTCCCGAATAGGATACCAGATACCTCGATGGAGGATGAGTAAGCTCATTAAAGCAAGTTGCTTATCGCTCTTTTTGTAGCTCCACCATGTTTGCAATAAGTCTAAAGAATCAGTGAAGCGAACATGATAATGCTCCGGAATTTCAACAGGTTCATATTCATAAAAGCCGGAAATTTTAGACTGGCGAATGGGCAAACATTTTTGCGCAATCATAGCCTCATGGAGTTGAGACCAAAAACTTGATTTGTAGCGAATTGATGTGAAGCGCTGCTCACCATCTAATTTGGCTGTAGCGACTAGGCCTTCCGTTTTAGCCAGGAGCTGCAAAGTATCGCTAATAGGCTCAACTCTTAGGTCTGAGTTGGAAAGTAATGTGGACTGCCCCGATAGATAACTTGATACAAATGCTTGTAGTAGTTCGAGGTCATCCATAAAAATGAGTTGCTGAACTTTGCATAGAACGGCGGGCTTATTGTCATCATAATCTTTCGTTCACCCCCCTCGCCATAGACAAAGAAATTTAGGCAGATTTTTGTTGGGTTGGAAGGCCGACGGGGATCGAAGCGATTAGCTTACGAGTATATTCAGCGTCGGGGTGATGATAAATCTGATCGGCTGCGCCAATTTCTTCGAGTTTGCCACGATTCATTACCATAATGCGATCGCTCATAAATTTGACGACGCTTAAATCATGGGAAATGAAAATATAGGTGAGATCCAACTCTCGTTGCAGCTCTTTGAGTAGGTTAAGTACCTGAGCCTGGACTGAGACATCCAAGGCTGAGACAGATTCATCGCAAATAACGAATTTAGGGTTTAAGGCTAAGGCCCGAGCAATACAGATACGCTGTCGTTGACCACCCGAAAATTCATGGGGATAGCGGTTCATGTCACTGGATTTAAGGCCAACCCGTTCTAGAAGATACGCGGTGCGATCGCGGGGTGTATCTCCCCCTTGTTGCGCAGAAATTCGCTCTGTCAGACCTCCTGCAATTCGCATAGGCTCCATAATCGCTGCCCCAACATTCATCCGTGGATCAAGAGAGCTATAGGGATCTTGGAAAATAATTTGCAAATTTTGCCGCAGTTTCCGTAGATTACGCCCCTTGAGGTGGGTAATATCTCGATCCGCAAACTGAATACTGCCGCTAGTGGGCTTAATTAACCGTACGAGAGTACGGCCTAATGTGGTCTTGCCACATCCAGATTCGCCAACCAATCCCAAGGTTTCCCCTGGATAGACGTCAAAAGAAACATCATTAACGGCGGTGACATAACGAGCCGTTTTGCCAAACATCCCCTTGACCGGGAAAAACACCTGAAGATTCTTGACACTTAGTAAGGGTTTCTGTTGCGTCAATGTTTCTAGGCGTGTCTGCATCTCCGCTGCAGAAAATTCTGAGGCAGGATCAGCAGAAGAAACCGGTACGTCTTCGATCATTTGATCGATTGGTAGAGAACTTACAACCTCTGAGGCTTCACCCGCCACAAAATCAGCGACGGTCGGCAAACGCTTTAAACGTTGATCTGGACGAGGACGACAAGCGAGGAGTCCTCGGGTATAAGGATGCTGGGGATTTTCAAAGATCTCCTGGGCAGAGCCTGTTTCCACCACTTCACCTTGGTACATGACGGCTACCGTATCAGCCAGCTCAGCCACAATGCCTAAATCATGGGTAACAAAAATAATCGACATCTGTCTACGATCGCGAAGTTCTCGCAGCAAATCCAAAATTGTGGCTTGTACTGTTACATCCAAGGCCGTTGTCGGTTCATCCGCAATCAGAATCGCCGGGTTAGACGCAATCGCCATAGCAATCATCACCCGCTGAATTTGTCCACCCGACAATTGATGGGGATATCGATCCAAATAAGATCGCTTTTGGCGATTGATCCGCTTTTGAATCTCGGTATCGTCGGGAGACGAACCCTCTTGGCTAGCTGCATCCAACACGATTTGCTGCAATTCTTGATCAGACGGAATCAACTTCACCTCTTGAAGCAAAGCAATCGCCTGTCGCCGCGCGGCAGATACAGACAACTCTTCATGCAAACGTAATGCTTCTACAATTTGAAATCCGCAGGTATATACCGGATTTAACGAACTCATCGGTTCCTGGAAAATCATGGCAATTTGACTGCCCCGATAGGCCTGCATCGCGCCCATGGGTAGTTGCAGCAAATCCACAGATTGATCAGTATTCACTGCACCTGTCTCAGAAGGGGACGAGCCATGGAACAAAATTTCACCCTGGGCAATCTTTCCTGGCGGCGTCGGAACTAACCGCATCACGGATAAGGAAGTGACTGACTTACCGGAACCCGATTCTCCAACAATTCCTAGGGTTTGGCCTCGATGCACCGTCAGAGAGACATTATTCACCGCATTGACCGTTTGTCCTTCGGTCTGGAATTGGACCTGGAGGTTCCGAATTTCAAGGATGGGGTCAGTCATAAAGAAGCCGTTCTACTGTTGGGAAGGGAATTAACCGTGATTTTAGCAAGCTGTTTCTGAAAGCAGAAATCTAGCGACCAGGTTGAGAAGAAAAGCTGTCAGTGCCTGGAGCTGCAGGGTGTGTTCCTTCAGAATTCCTGTTACCCTGATAACACATTTACTTTGGCAAGTATTTTATAGAGGGAGATCAACGAACGTGGCTCATACTATTGTTACTGACGTTTGCGAAGGCATTGCGGATTGCGTTGATGCCTGTCCTGTGGCATGTATCCACGAAGGCCCAGGGAAAAACGTAATTGGTACGGATTGGTATTGGATCGATTTTTCCACCTGTATTGATTGTGGAATCTGTCAGCAAGTATGCCCCGTGGATGGCGCTATCCTGGCCGAGGAACGGTCTGATTTGCAAAAAACCCCTTCTTAAGGTTTGAACACAATGATGGATTCTGTGACGCCAGCTTCAAATCAAGCGTTGCTGTTGCAAGTTGAGAATGTTTTTGCAGGGTATGTCCCTGGCCTAGATATTTTGCAGGGGATCAATCTCAAATTGTTTGCCGGAGAAATCATCGCCATTATTGGCCCC includes:
- a CDS encoding ferredoxin family protein codes for the protein MAHTIVTDVCEGIADCVDACPVACIHEGPGKNVIGTDWYWIDFSTCIDCGICQQVCPVDGAILAEERSDLQKTPS
- a CDS encoding ABC transporter ATP-binding protein, giving the protein MTDPILEIRNLQVQFQTEGQTVNAVNNVSLTVHRGQTLGIVGESGSGKSVTSLSVMRLVPTPPGKIAQGEILFHGSSPSETGAVNTDQSVDLLQLPMGAMQAYRGSQIAMIFQEPMSSLNPVYTCGFQIVEALRLHEELSVSAARRQAIALLQEVKLIPSDQELQQIVLDAASQEGSSPDDTEIQKRINRQKRSYLDRYPHQLSGGQIQRVMIAMAIASNPAILIADEPTTALDVTVQATILDLLRELRDRRQMSIIFVTHDLGIVAELADTVAVMYQGEVVETGSAQEIFENPQHPYTRGLLACRPRPDQRLKRLPTVADFVAGEASEVVSSLPIDQMIEDVPVSSADPASEFSAAEMQTRLETLTQQKPLLSVKNLQVFFPVKGMFGKTARYVTAVNDVSFDVYPGETLGLVGESGCGKTTLGRTLVRLIKPTSGSIQFADRDITHLKGRNLRKLRQNLQIIFQDPYSSLDPRMNVGAAIMEPMRIAGGLTERISAQQGGDTPRDRTAYLLERVGLKSSDMNRYPHEFSGGQRQRICIARALALNPKFVICDESVSALDVSVQAQVLNLLKELQRELDLTYIFISHDLSVVKFMSDRIMVMNRGKLEEIGAADQIYHHPDAEYTRKLIASIPVGLPTQQKSA